From Halichoerus grypus chromosome 6, mHalGry1.hap1.1, whole genome shotgun sequence, one genomic window encodes:
- the PRM3 gene encoding protamine-3: MLPQPQPEQVPPPETEMPPPKETVLSEAEKESVLPPLRHVAFLPSLERQPERAMGSRCAKLGTGHSRGHESSMKKLVACVSQDNFSLSSEGEEEEEGEEEEEEEELPVQGKLLLMESERQEEESAEEDPVAQQNPEPKQTHA, from the exons ATGCTGCCGCAGCCACAGCCGGAGCAGGTGCCGCCGCCGGAGACGGAGATGCCGCCGCCGAAGGAGACGGTGCTGTCGGAGGCGGAGAAGGAGAG CGTGCTACCGCCGCTACGCCACG TGGCCTTCCTGCCCAGTCTGGAGAGGCAGCCAGAGCGGGCAATGGGTTCCCGTTGTGCCAAGCTCGGCACAGGCCACAGCCGGGGCCACGAATCCTCCATGAAGAAGCTCGTGGCCTGCGTGAGTCAGGATAACTTCTCCTTATCGTCCgagggtgaggaagaggaggagggagaggaggaggaggaggaagaagagctcCCGGTGCAGGGCAAGCTGCTGTTGATGGAGTCCGAgcggcaggaggaggagagcgCCGAAGAAGACCCTGTGGCCCAGCAGAACCCCGAGCCCAAGCAGACGCACGCCTGA
- the TNP2 gene encoding nuclear transition protein 2, translated as MDTKTQSLPNTHTQPHSNSRPQSHTCSPCTCSSHCHTCSQTCSRSCSRSCSRSCSRSRSCSWSPTGHQSQISHPSPPPRHQKHIMHSHHCSPRPTTRSCSYPKNRKNLEGKVNKRKVVKRRQQVYKTKRRSSGRRYN; from the exons ATGGACACCAAGACACAGAGCCTTCCCAACACCCACACCCAGCCCCATAGCAACTCTCGGCCCCAAAGCCACACCTGCAGCCCGTGCACCTGCAGCTCCCACTGCCACACCTGCAGCCAAACCTGCAGCCGGAGCTGCAGCCGGAGCTGCAGCCGGAGCTGCAGCCGGAGCCGGAGCTGCAGCTGgagccccactggccaccagagccagatTTCACACCCCAGCCCGCCACCGAGGCACCAGAAACACATCATGCACTCCCACCACTGTTCCCCACGGCCCACCACCCGTTCCTGCAGCTACCCCAAGAACAGAAAGAATTTGGAAGGAAAGGTGAACAAGAGGAAGGTGGTCAAGAGGAGACAGCAGGTGTATAAAACAAAGAGGCGGAGCTCAG GGCGGAGATACAACTGA